A genomic segment from Salvia splendens isolate huo1 chromosome 13, SspV2, whole genome shotgun sequence encodes:
- the LOC121761761 gene encoding receptor-like protein 36 isoform X3, whose product MHTSSHLYLLITLLLFLQCMVDYSSANSDINTDRSSLIAFKSRISLDPQDILTKSWNNESSICSWIGVTCDSHHKRVTQLNLTSMDLVGKIPPEIGNLSFLVSLDLSGNSFYGPIPPSIFNMSFLEYLQLRYNSLSGSLPLDMCIHNLHRLKFLHISYNELYGEIPSSLEHCSQLEYFSLYNNSISGFVPKEIGNLMKLQLFIVGVNKLIGYIPKEIGNMTMIEWLGLSNNNLSGNIPKEISYLTKLRILPLSFNQFSGPLPNEIGNITSLTTLELDNNEFSGNIPEEVFLLNNLRWLDIGYNRLRGSLPKEIGSIPSAAFVNQSSLLSLELSSNNINGEIPPSICNLRSLQVLLLSYNSLRGPIPDCLGNLSTSLVILHLNANKLTGPIPSTFTKGCTLQSINLNGNKLEGILPHTLVNCKDFLGIDIGDNEIRDVFPFWMETLPQLRVLVLRSNKFNGAMSLAASYSNTERSFPKLQVLDISHNAFVGILPDRYINNFRGMIDAKENQTDDEAKRYLFYLELKLTLKGVVQLLERLLDTFTTLDLSSNRFSGSIPPSIGNLNSLRYLNLSHNTLSGHIPPSLGSMSLLESLDLSSNILDGKIPRELAKLTFLAKLNVSINSLEGQIPQVGQLSTFDNESYAGNAGLRGFPMTKECERAEGKPSTPYVEAESDREIKWDYVFAAAGYVVSIGMFSWLLLFCRSFRYKYFEKVDDVFEKIFECCQCRKKRDRRRRVVGNQARRQ is encoded by the exons ATGCATACATCTTCCCATCTCTACCTCCTTATTACATTACTCTTATTTCTTCAATGCATGGTTGATTATAGCTCAGCCAACTCCGATATCAACACTGATCGTTCTTCACTTATTGCCTTCAAATCTCGAATATCTTTAGATCCCCAAGATATATTGACCAAAAGTTGGAACAATGAGAGCAGTATCTGTAGTTGGATCGGAGTTACTTGTGATTCTCACCATAAAAGGGTGACTCAGTTGAATTTGACATCCATGGATCTTGTAGGAAAAATTCCACCCGAAATCGGAAACCtttcttttcttgtttcttTAGATTTGAGTGGGAACTCTTTTTATGGTCCAATTCCTCCATCTATTTTCAACATGTCATTTTTAGAATATTTGCAATTGAGATATAATAGTTTGTCTGGTAGTCTACCTCTTGATATGTGCATCCACAACCTGCATAGACTCAAGTTTCTTCATATATCTTACAACGAGTTGTATGGAGAAATACCATCGAGTTTGGAGCACTGTTCACAACTTGAGTATTTTTCTTTATACAACAACAGTATTAGTGGATTTGTGCCTAAAGAAATCGGGAACTTGATGAAACTTCAATTATTTATCGTTGGTGTAAATAAGTTGATTG GTTATATTCCAAAAGAAATTGGGAACATGACAATGATTGAATGGTTGGGCCTTAGTAACAACAATTTAAGTG GTAATATTCCAAAAGAAATCAGTTATCTCACAAAATTAAGAATTTTGCCTTTAAGTTTCAACCAGTTCTCAGGGCCATTACCAAATGAAATTGGGAACATTACATCTCTTACCACCTTGGAGCTAGACAATAATGAATTTAGCG GTAATATTCCAGAAGAAGTTTTTCTTCTCAATAATTTAAGGTGGTTGGACATCGGATACAACCGACTTCGTGGATCGTTGCCAAAAGAAATTG GTTCGATACCATCCGCCGCCTTTGTGAATCAATCAAGTCTGCTTAGTTTAGAACTCTCTTCCAACAACATAAATGGAGAGATTCCACCATCTATTTGCAACTTGAGATCCCTCCAAGTCCTCCTACTATCATACAATAGTTTGAGAGGACCAATTCCAGATTGTCTGGGAAACTTAAGCACCTCACTGGTTATTCTCCATTTGAATGCAAATAAACTTACTGGCCCCATTCCATCTACATTCACAAAAGGTTGCACTCTTCAGTCAATCAATCTAAATGGAAACAAATTGGAAGGAATACTACCCCACACCCTAGTCAACTGCAAAGACTTTCTGGGGATTGACATTGGTGATAATGAAATACGAGATGTGTTTCCCTTTTGGATGGAAACACTCCCTCAACTTCGCGTCCTCGTCCTGAGGTCAAATAAGTTCAATGGTGCAATGTCGTTGGCGGCTTCATACTCAAACACAGAGCGGTCATTTCCAAAGTTGCAAGTATTGGATATATCACATAATGCATTTGTTGGCATTTTACCTGATAGATATATCAACAACTTTCGAGGTATGATTGATGCAAAAGAAAACCAGACTGATGATGAAGCAAAAAgatatctattttatttagAGTTGAAGCTCACATTGAAAGGAGTGGTTCAGTTATTGGAGCGACTGCTAGATACCTTCACAACCCTCGACTTATCCTCCAACAGATTCTCTGGGAGCATTCCACCTTCTATAGGGAATCTTAACTCTCTTAGATACTTGAATTTGTCTCACAATACCCTCAGTGGACATATACCGCCATCTCTAGGAAGTATGAGTTTGCTCGAGTCTTTGGACTTGTCTTCAAACATATTGGATGGGAAAATTCCAAGGGAATTGGCGAAGTTGACATTTCTTGCAAAGTTAAACGTTTCAATAAATAGTCTTGAGGGACAAATACCACAGGTTGGCCAACTTTCCACATTTGATAACGAGTCATATGCGGGAAATGCAGGATTGCGTGGATTTCCAATGACGAAAGAATGTGAGAGGGCTGAAGGAAAACCGTCAACGCCGTATGTGGAAGCGGAATCTGATAGGGAGATAAAGTGGGATTATGTGTTTGCTGCTGCTGGATATGTTGTGAGCATAGGAATGTTTTCGTGGCTGCTTTTATTCTGCCGTAGTTTCAGGTATAAATACTTTGAGAAAGTTGATGATGTTTTTGAGAAGATATTTGAGTGTTGCCAGTGCCGGAAGAAAAGAGATAGACGAAGAAGAGTTGTGGGGAATCAGGCTAGAAGACAGTAG
- the LOC121761761 gene encoding receptor-like protein 43 isoform X4 translates to MHTSSHLYLLITLLLFLQCMVDYSSANSDINTDRSSLIAFKSRISLDPQDILTKSWNNESSICSWIGVTCDSHHKRVTQLNLTSMDLVGKIPPEIGNLSFLVSLDLSGNSFYGPIPPSIFNMSFLEYLQLRYNSLSGSLPLDMCIHNLHRLKFLHISYNELYGEIPSSLEHCSQLEYFSLYNNSISGFVPKEIGNLMKLQLFIVGVNKLIGYIPKEIGNMTMIEWLGLSNNNLSGNIPKEISYLTKLRILPLSFNQFSGPLPNEIGNITSLTTLELDNNEFSEEVFLLNNLRWLDIGYNRLRGSLPKEIGSIPSAAFVNQSSLLSLELSSNNINGEIPPSICNLRSLQVLLLSYNSLRGPIPDCLGNLSTSLVILHLNANKLTGPIPSTFTKGCTLQSINLNGNKLEGILPHTLVNCKDFLGIDIGDNEIRDVFPFWMETLPQLRVLVLRSNKFNGAMSLAASYSNTERSFPKLQVLDISHNAFVGILPDRYINNFRGMIDAKENQTDDEAKRYLFYLELKLTLKGVVQLLERLLDTFTTLDLSSNRFSGSIPPSIGNLNSLRYLNLSHNTLSGHIPPSLGSMSLLESLDLSSNILDGKIPRELAKLTFLAKLNVSINSLEGQIPQVGQLSTFDNESYAGNAGLRGFPMTKECERAEGKPSTPYVEAESDREIKWDYVFAAAGYVVSIGMFSWLLLFCRSFRYKYFEKVDDVFEKIFECCQCRKKRDRRRRVVGNQARRQ, encoded by the exons ATGCATACATCTTCCCATCTCTACCTCCTTATTACATTACTCTTATTTCTTCAATGCATGGTTGATTATAGCTCAGCCAACTCCGATATCAACACTGATCGTTCTTCACTTATTGCCTTCAAATCTCGAATATCTTTAGATCCCCAAGATATATTGACCAAAAGTTGGAACAATGAGAGCAGTATCTGTAGTTGGATCGGAGTTACTTGTGATTCTCACCATAAAAGGGTGACTCAGTTGAATTTGACATCCATGGATCTTGTAGGAAAAATTCCACCCGAAATCGGAAACCtttcttttcttgtttcttTAGATTTGAGTGGGAACTCTTTTTATGGTCCAATTCCTCCATCTATTTTCAACATGTCATTTTTAGAATATTTGCAATTGAGATATAATAGTTTGTCTGGTAGTCTACCTCTTGATATGTGCATCCACAACCTGCATAGACTCAAGTTTCTTCATATATCTTACAACGAGTTGTATGGAGAAATACCATCGAGTTTGGAGCACTGTTCACAACTTGAGTATTTTTCTTTATACAACAACAGTATTAGTGGATTTGTGCCTAAAGAAATCGGGAACTTGATGAAACTTCAATTATTTATCGTTGGTGTAAATAAGTTGATTG GTTATATTCCAAAAGAAATTGGGAACATGACAATGATTGAATGGTTGGGCCTTAGTAACAACAATTTAAGTG GTAATATTCCAAAAGAAATCAGTTATCTCACAAAATTAAGAATTTTGCCTTTAAGTTTCAACCAGTTCTCAGGGCCATTACCAAATGAAATTGGGAACATTACATCTCTTACCACCTTGGAGCTAGACAATAATGAATTTAGCG AAGAAGTTTTTCTTCTCAATAATTTAAGGTGGTTGGACATCGGATACAACCGACTTCGTGGATCGTTGCCAAAAGAAATTG GTTCGATACCATCCGCCGCCTTTGTGAATCAATCAAGTCTGCTTAGTTTAGAACTCTCTTCCAACAACATAAATGGAGAGATTCCACCATCTATTTGCAACTTGAGATCCCTCCAAGTCCTCCTACTATCATACAATAGTTTGAGAGGACCAATTCCAGATTGTCTGGGAAACTTAAGCACCTCACTGGTTATTCTCCATTTGAATGCAAATAAACTTACTGGCCCCATTCCATCTACATTCACAAAAGGTTGCACTCTTCAGTCAATCAATCTAAATGGAAACAAATTGGAAGGAATACTACCCCACACCCTAGTCAACTGCAAAGACTTTCTGGGGATTGACATTGGTGATAATGAAATACGAGATGTGTTTCCCTTTTGGATGGAAACACTCCCTCAACTTCGCGTCCTCGTCCTGAGGTCAAATAAGTTCAATGGTGCAATGTCGTTGGCGGCTTCATACTCAAACACAGAGCGGTCATTTCCAAAGTTGCAAGTATTGGATATATCACATAATGCATTTGTTGGCATTTTACCTGATAGATATATCAACAACTTTCGAGGTATGATTGATGCAAAAGAAAACCAGACTGATGATGAAGCAAAAAgatatctattttatttagAGTTGAAGCTCACATTGAAAGGAGTGGTTCAGTTATTGGAGCGACTGCTAGATACCTTCACAACCCTCGACTTATCCTCCAACAGATTCTCTGGGAGCATTCCACCTTCTATAGGGAATCTTAACTCTCTTAGATACTTGAATTTGTCTCACAATACCCTCAGTGGACATATACCGCCATCTCTAGGAAGTATGAGTTTGCTCGAGTCTTTGGACTTGTCTTCAAACATATTGGATGGGAAAATTCCAAGGGAATTGGCGAAGTTGACATTTCTTGCAAAGTTAAACGTTTCAATAAATAGTCTTGAGGGACAAATACCACAGGTTGGCCAACTTTCCACATTTGATAACGAGTCATATGCGGGAAATGCAGGATTGCGTGGATTTCCAATGACGAAAGAATGTGAGAGGGCTGAAGGAAAACCGTCAACGCCGTATGTGGAAGCGGAATCTGATAGGGAGATAAAGTGGGATTATGTGTTTGCTGCTGCTGGATATGTTGTGAGCATAGGAATGTTTTCGTGGCTGCTTTTATTCTGCCGTAGTTTCAGGTATAAATACTTTGAGAAAGTTGATGATGTTTTTGAGAAGATATTTGAGTGTTGCCAGTGCCGGAAGAAAAGAGATAGACGAAGAAGAGTTGTGGGGAATCAGGCTAGAAGACAGTAG
- the LOC121761761 gene encoding receptor-like protein 36 isoform X2, which produces MHTSSHLYLLITLLLFLQCMVDYSSANSDINTDRSSLIAFKSRISLDPQDILTKSWNNESSICSWIGVTCDSHHKRVTQLNLTSMDLVGKIPPEIGNLSFLVSLDLSGNSFYGPIPPSIFNMSFLEYLQLRYNSLSGSLPLDMCIHNLHRLKFLHISYNELYGEIPSSLEHCSQLEYFSLYNNSISGFVPKEIGNLMKLQLFIVGVNKLIGYIPKEIGNMTMIEWLGLSNNNLSGNIPKEISYLTKLRILPLSFNQFSGPLPNEIGNITSLTTLELDNNEFSGNIPEEVFLLNNLRWLDIGYNRLRGSLPKEIEFFKDRSSTTECYLFYITITCTGSIPSAAFVNQSSLLSLELSSNNINGEIPPSICNLRSLQVLLLSYNSLRGPIPDCLGNLSTSLVILHLNANKLTGPIPSTFTKGCTLQSINLNGNKLEGILPHTLVNCKDFLGIDIGDNEIRDVFPFWMETLPQLRVLVLRSNKFNGAMSLAASYSNTERSFPKLQVLDISHNAFVGILPDRYINNFRGMIDAKENQTDDEAKRYLFYLELKLTLKGVVQLLERLLDTFTTLDLSSNRFSGSIPPSIGNLNSLRYLNLSHNTLSGHIPPSLGSMSLLESLDLSSNILDGKIPRELAKLTFLAKLNVSINSLEGQIPQVGQLSTFDNESYAGNAGLRGFPMTKECERAEGKPSTPYVEAESDREIKWDYVFAAAGYVVSIGMFSWLLLFCRSFRYKYFEKVDDVFEKIFECCQCRKKRDRRRRVVGNQARRQ; this is translated from the exons ATGCATACATCTTCCCATCTCTACCTCCTTATTACATTACTCTTATTTCTTCAATGCATGGTTGATTATAGCTCAGCCAACTCCGATATCAACACTGATCGTTCTTCACTTATTGCCTTCAAATCTCGAATATCTTTAGATCCCCAAGATATATTGACCAAAAGTTGGAACAATGAGAGCAGTATCTGTAGTTGGATCGGAGTTACTTGTGATTCTCACCATAAAAGGGTGACTCAGTTGAATTTGACATCCATGGATCTTGTAGGAAAAATTCCACCCGAAATCGGAAACCtttcttttcttgtttcttTAGATTTGAGTGGGAACTCTTTTTATGGTCCAATTCCTCCATCTATTTTCAACATGTCATTTTTAGAATATTTGCAATTGAGATATAATAGTTTGTCTGGTAGTCTACCTCTTGATATGTGCATCCACAACCTGCATAGACTCAAGTTTCTTCATATATCTTACAACGAGTTGTATGGAGAAATACCATCGAGTTTGGAGCACTGTTCACAACTTGAGTATTTTTCTTTATACAACAACAGTATTAGTGGATTTGTGCCTAAAGAAATCGGGAACTTGATGAAACTTCAATTATTTATCGTTGGTGTAAATAAGTTGATTG GTTATATTCCAAAAGAAATTGGGAACATGACAATGATTGAATGGTTGGGCCTTAGTAACAACAATTTAAGTG GTAATATTCCAAAAGAAATCAGTTATCTCACAAAATTAAGAATTTTGCCTTTAAGTTTCAACCAGTTCTCAGGGCCATTACCAAATGAAATTGGGAACATTACATCTCTTACCACCTTGGAGCTAGACAATAATGAATTTAGCG GTAATATTCCAGAAGAAGTTTTTCTTCTCAATAATTTAAGGTGGTTGGACATCGGATACAACCGACTTCGTGGATCGTTGCCAAAAGAAATTG aattttttaaGGACAGATCGAGTACTACAGAGTGCTACCTCTTTTATATTACAATAACGTGCACAG GTTCGATACCATCCGCCGCCTTTGTGAATCAATCAAGTCTGCTTAGTTTAGAACTCTCTTCCAACAACATAAATGGAGAGATTCCACCATCTATTTGCAACTTGAGATCCCTCCAAGTCCTCCTACTATCATACAATAGTTTGAGAGGACCAATTCCAGATTGTCTGGGAAACTTAAGCACCTCACTGGTTATTCTCCATTTGAATGCAAATAAACTTACTGGCCCCATTCCATCTACATTCACAAAAGGTTGCACTCTTCAGTCAATCAATCTAAATGGAAACAAATTGGAAGGAATACTACCCCACACCCTAGTCAACTGCAAAGACTTTCTGGGGATTGACATTGGTGATAATGAAATACGAGATGTGTTTCCCTTTTGGATGGAAACACTCCCTCAACTTCGCGTCCTCGTCCTGAGGTCAAATAAGTTCAATGGTGCAATGTCGTTGGCGGCTTCATACTCAAACACAGAGCGGTCATTTCCAAAGTTGCAAGTATTGGATATATCACATAATGCATTTGTTGGCATTTTACCTGATAGATATATCAACAACTTTCGAGGTATGATTGATGCAAAAGAAAACCAGACTGATGATGAAGCAAAAAgatatctattttatttagAGTTGAAGCTCACATTGAAAGGAGTGGTTCAGTTATTGGAGCGACTGCTAGATACCTTCACAACCCTCGACTTATCCTCCAACAGATTCTCTGGGAGCATTCCACCTTCTATAGGGAATCTTAACTCTCTTAGATACTTGAATTTGTCTCACAATACCCTCAGTGGACATATACCGCCATCTCTAGGAAGTATGAGTTTGCTCGAGTCTTTGGACTTGTCTTCAAACATATTGGATGGGAAAATTCCAAGGGAATTGGCGAAGTTGACATTTCTTGCAAAGTTAAACGTTTCAATAAATAGTCTTGAGGGACAAATACCACAGGTTGGCCAACTTTCCACATTTGATAACGAGTCATATGCGGGAAATGCAGGATTGCGTGGATTTCCAATGACGAAAGAATGTGAGAGGGCTGAAGGAAAACCGTCAACGCCGTATGTGGAAGCGGAATCTGATAGGGAGATAAAGTGGGATTATGTGTTTGCTGCTGCTGGATATGTTGTGAGCATAGGAATGTTTTCGTGGCTGCTTTTATTCTGCCGTAGTTTCAGGTATAAATACTTTGAGAAAGTTGATGATGTTTTTGAGAAGATATTTGAGTGTTGCCAGTGCCGGAAGAAAAGAGATAGACGAAGAAGAGTTGTGGGGAATCAGGCTAGAAGACAGTAG
- the LOC121761761 gene encoding receptor-like protein 36 isoform X1: MHTSSHLYLLITLLLFLQCMVDYSSANSDINTDRSSLIAFKSRISLDPQDILTKSWNNESSICSWIGVTCDSHHKRVTQLNLTSMDLVGKIPPEIGNLSFLVSLDLSGNSFYGPIPPSIFNMSFLEYLQLRYNSLSGSLPLDMCIHNLHRLKFLHISYNELYGEIPSSLEHCSQLEYFSLYNNSISGFVPKEIGNLMKLQLFIVGVNKLIGYIPKEIGNMTMIEWLGLSNNNLSGNIPKEISYLTKLRILPLSFNQFSGPLPNEIGNITSLTTLELDNNEFSGNIPEEVFLLNNLRWLDIGYNRLRGSLPKEIEEFFKDRSSTTECYLFYITITCTGSIPSAAFVNQSSLLSLELSSNNINGEIPPSICNLRSLQVLLLSYNSLRGPIPDCLGNLSTSLVILHLNANKLTGPIPSTFTKGCTLQSINLNGNKLEGILPHTLVNCKDFLGIDIGDNEIRDVFPFWMETLPQLRVLVLRSNKFNGAMSLAASYSNTERSFPKLQVLDISHNAFVGILPDRYINNFRGMIDAKENQTDDEAKRYLFYLELKLTLKGVVQLLERLLDTFTTLDLSSNRFSGSIPPSIGNLNSLRYLNLSHNTLSGHIPPSLGSMSLLESLDLSSNILDGKIPRELAKLTFLAKLNVSINSLEGQIPQVGQLSTFDNESYAGNAGLRGFPMTKECERAEGKPSTPYVEAESDREIKWDYVFAAAGYVVSIGMFSWLLLFCRSFRYKYFEKVDDVFEKIFECCQCRKKRDRRRRVVGNQARRQ; the protein is encoded by the exons ATGCATACATCTTCCCATCTCTACCTCCTTATTACATTACTCTTATTTCTTCAATGCATGGTTGATTATAGCTCAGCCAACTCCGATATCAACACTGATCGTTCTTCACTTATTGCCTTCAAATCTCGAATATCTTTAGATCCCCAAGATATATTGACCAAAAGTTGGAACAATGAGAGCAGTATCTGTAGTTGGATCGGAGTTACTTGTGATTCTCACCATAAAAGGGTGACTCAGTTGAATTTGACATCCATGGATCTTGTAGGAAAAATTCCACCCGAAATCGGAAACCtttcttttcttgtttcttTAGATTTGAGTGGGAACTCTTTTTATGGTCCAATTCCTCCATCTATTTTCAACATGTCATTTTTAGAATATTTGCAATTGAGATATAATAGTTTGTCTGGTAGTCTACCTCTTGATATGTGCATCCACAACCTGCATAGACTCAAGTTTCTTCATATATCTTACAACGAGTTGTATGGAGAAATACCATCGAGTTTGGAGCACTGTTCACAACTTGAGTATTTTTCTTTATACAACAACAGTATTAGTGGATTTGTGCCTAAAGAAATCGGGAACTTGATGAAACTTCAATTATTTATCGTTGGTGTAAATAAGTTGATTG GTTATATTCCAAAAGAAATTGGGAACATGACAATGATTGAATGGTTGGGCCTTAGTAACAACAATTTAAGTG GTAATATTCCAAAAGAAATCAGTTATCTCACAAAATTAAGAATTTTGCCTTTAAGTTTCAACCAGTTCTCAGGGCCATTACCAAATGAAATTGGGAACATTACATCTCTTACCACCTTGGAGCTAGACAATAATGAATTTAGCG GTAATATTCCAGAAGAAGTTTTTCTTCTCAATAATTTAAGGTGGTTGGACATCGGATACAACCGACTTCGTGGATCGTTGCCAAAAGAAATTG aagaattttttaaGGACAGATCGAGTACTACAGAGTGCTACCTCTTTTATATTACAATAACGTGCACAG GTTCGATACCATCCGCCGCCTTTGTGAATCAATCAAGTCTGCTTAGTTTAGAACTCTCTTCCAACAACATAAATGGAGAGATTCCACCATCTATTTGCAACTTGAGATCCCTCCAAGTCCTCCTACTATCATACAATAGTTTGAGAGGACCAATTCCAGATTGTCTGGGAAACTTAAGCACCTCACTGGTTATTCTCCATTTGAATGCAAATAAACTTACTGGCCCCATTCCATCTACATTCACAAAAGGTTGCACTCTTCAGTCAATCAATCTAAATGGAAACAAATTGGAAGGAATACTACCCCACACCCTAGTCAACTGCAAAGACTTTCTGGGGATTGACATTGGTGATAATGAAATACGAGATGTGTTTCCCTTTTGGATGGAAACACTCCCTCAACTTCGCGTCCTCGTCCTGAGGTCAAATAAGTTCAATGGTGCAATGTCGTTGGCGGCTTCATACTCAAACACAGAGCGGTCATTTCCAAAGTTGCAAGTATTGGATATATCACATAATGCATTTGTTGGCATTTTACCTGATAGATATATCAACAACTTTCGAGGTATGATTGATGCAAAAGAAAACCAGACTGATGATGAAGCAAAAAgatatctattttatttagAGTTGAAGCTCACATTGAAAGGAGTGGTTCAGTTATTGGAGCGACTGCTAGATACCTTCACAACCCTCGACTTATCCTCCAACAGATTCTCTGGGAGCATTCCACCTTCTATAGGGAATCTTAACTCTCTTAGATACTTGAATTTGTCTCACAATACCCTCAGTGGACATATACCGCCATCTCTAGGAAGTATGAGTTTGCTCGAGTCTTTGGACTTGTCTTCAAACATATTGGATGGGAAAATTCCAAGGGAATTGGCGAAGTTGACATTTCTTGCAAAGTTAAACGTTTCAATAAATAGTCTTGAGGGACAAATACCACAGGTTGGCCAACTTTCCACATTTGATAACGAGTCATATGCGGGAAATGCAGGATTGCGTGGATTTCCAATGACGAAAGAATGTGAGAGGGCTGAAGGAAAACCGTCAACGCCGTATGTGGAAGCGGAATCTGATAGGGAGATAAAGTGGGATTATGTGTTTGCTGCTGCTGGATATGTTGTGAGCATAGGAATGTTTTCGTGGCTGCTTTTATTCTGCCGTAGTTTCAGGTATAAATACTTTGAGAAAGTTGATGATGTTTTTGAGAAGATATTTGAGTGTTGCCAGTGCCGGAAGAAAAGAGATAGACGAAGAAGAGTTGTGGGGAATCAGGCTAGAAGACAGTAG